Proteins encoded in a region of the Aptenodytes patagonicus chromosome Z, bAptPat1.pri.cur, whole genome shotgun sequence genome:
- the UBAP1 gene encoding ubiquitin-associated protein 1 isoform X1: MASKKLGSDSHGPFSYLDDVPFKIGDKFKTPAKVGLPIGFCLPDSSQLVREAQYDFSLEKKTIEWAEDIKKIQAAQREAERKAEEALANSKAAPEDSNKMGFSEGPCPEAMPPPINPILASLQHNNILTPTPANSSAVKQKVLSPPCPKADFNPADFECEEDPFDKLELKTIDDKEELKNILEIHVGTTGPVVAQLLDNTLPKGGSESVLQDEEVLASIERATLDFKPLHKPNGFITLPQLGNCEKMSLSSKVSLSPITSVSSIKSLSFPKLDSDESDQKSSKLTSTFHSTSCLRNGTLLSSLQTCAQSKASELNGHHMVGLSALNEDSGMETSTLSSSSRLPSLAVSTVCTEESSSQSTATTVHPDYKETEIPVVTHQNFPVSKVPNNTSCTKQSGSPAPELQQVLSASERQCVETVVNMGYSPENVLKAMKKKGQNIDQVLDYLFAHGQLCEKGFDPLLVEAALEMHQCSEEKITELLQLMSQFKEMGFELKDIKEVLLLHNNDQHNALEDLMARAGAS, encoded by the exons GGCCTTTCAGTTACCTTGATGATGTCCCATTTAAGATAGGAGACAAATTCAAAACCCCAGCGAAGGTTGGATTACCCATTGGTTTCTGCCTGCCTGATTCTTCTCAGCTTGTCAGAGAAGCCCAG TATGACTtctcactggaaaagaaaacaatcgAGTGGGCTGAAGATATCAAAAAAATTCAAGCTGCCCAGAGAGAAGCTGAACGCAAGGCAGAAGAAGCGCTAGCAAACTCAAAAGCggctccagaggacagcaacaaaATGGGGTTCTCAGAGGGACCTTGCCCTGAGGCCATGCCTCCTCCTATTAATCCCATCCTCGCTAGCCTGCAGCACAATAATATTCTTACGCCCACGCCAGCTAACAGCAGCGCTGTGAAGCAAAAGGTTCTCAGTCCACCTTGTCCAAAAGCAGACTTCAACCCAGCTGATTTTGAATGTGAAGAAGACCCATTTGACAAACTGGAATTAAAAACTATCGATGataaggaagaattaaaaaatattcttgaaattCACGTTGGTACTACTGGGCCAGTTGTTGCCCAGCTTTTAGATAATACTTTGCCCAAAGGAGGGTCTGAGTCTGTGTTGCAAGATGAGGAGGTTCTGGCATCCATAGAAAGGGCCACGCTGGACTTCAAGCCCCTTCACAAACCCAATGGCTTTATCACTTTACCGCAGTTGGGAAACTGTGAAAAGATGTCCTTGTCTTCCAAAGTGTCCCTGTCCCCTATCACTTCAGTGAGCAGTATCAAATCCTTGTCCTTTCCCAAACTTGACTCCGATGAGAGTGATCAAAAATCATCAAAGCTCACGAGCACTTTCCACAGCACCTCCTGTCTCCGCAATGGCACTTTGCTCAGCTCTTTGCAGACCTGTGCTCAGAGTAAAGCTAGTGAACTGAATGGACACCATATGGTTGGTCTTTCAGCTTTAAATGAGGACAGTGGCATGGAGACATCAACATTATCCTCTTCATCCAGGCTGCCTTCCCTGGCTGTGTCGACAGTTTGTACAGAAGAATCATCATCTCAAAGCACAGCAACTACG GTACACCCAGACTACAAGGAAACAGAAATCCCTGTG GTAACGCACCAAAATTTCCCAGTGTCTAAAGTGCCCAATAACACCAGCTGCACAAAGCAGTCGGGTAGCCCCGCTCCTGAACTACAGCAGGTCCTCTCTGCTAGTGAGAGGCAGTGCGTAGAGACAGTCGTCAACATGGGGTACTCGCCCGAGAACGTCCTGAAAGCCATGAAGAAGAAGGGACAGAATATAGACCAG GTTTTGGATTACCTGTTTGCACATGGACAGCTTTGTGAGAAGGGCTTTGATCCACTTCTTGTTGAAGCAGCTTTGGAAATGCACCAGTGTTCAGAGGAGAAG ATCACAGAACTTCTCCAACTAATGAGTCAATTTAAAGAAATGGGCTTTGAACTAAAAGACATTAAGGAGGTCTTATTATTACATAACAACGACCAACACAATGCTTTGGAAGATCTAATGGCCCGTGCAGGAGCCAGCTGA
- the UBAP1 gene encoding ubiquitin-associated protein 1 isoform X2, translated as MASKKLGSDSHGPFSYLDDVPFKIGDKFKTPAKVGLPIGFCLPDSSQLVREAQYDFSLEKKTIEWAEDIKKIQAAQREAERKAEEALANSKAAPEDSNKMGFSEGPCPEAMPPPINPILASLQHNNILTPTPANSSAVKQKVLSPPCPKADFNPADFECEEDPFDKLELKTIDDKEELKNILEIHVGTTGPVVAQLLDNTLPKGGSESVLQDEEVLASIERATLDFKPLHKPNGFITLPQLGNCEKMSLSSKVSLSPITSVSSIKSLSFPKLDSDESDQKSSKLTSTFHSTSCLRNGTLLSSLQTCAQSKASELNGHHMVGLSALNEDSGMETSTLSSSSRLPSLAVSTVCTEESSSQSTATTVHPDYKETEIPVVLDYLFAHGQLCEKGFDPLLVEAALEMHQCSEEKITELLQLMSQFKEMGFELKDIKEVLLLHNNDQHNALEDLMARAGAS; from the exons GGCCTTTCAGTTACCTTGATGATGTCCCATTTAAGATAGGAGACAAATTCAAAACCCCAGCGAAGGTTGGATTACCCATTGGTTTCTGCCTGCCTGATTCTTCTCAGCTTGTCAGAGAAGCCCAG TATGACTtctcactggaaaagaaaacaatcgAGTGGGCTGAAGATATCAAAAAAATTCAAGCTGCCCAGAGAGAAGCTGAACGCAAGGCAGAAGAAGCGCTAGCAAACTCAAAAGCggctccagaggacagcaacaaaATGGGGTTCTCAGAGGGACCTTGCCCTGAGGCCATGCCTCCTCCTATTAATCCCATCCTCGCTAGCCTGCAGCACAATAATATTCTTACGCCCACGCCAGCTAACAGCAGCGCTGTGAAGCAAAAGGTTCTCAGTCCACCTTGTCCAAAAGCAGACTTCAACCCAGCTGATTTTGAATGTGAAGAAGACCCATTTGACAAACTGGAATTAAAAACTATCGATGataaggaagaattaaaaaatattcttgaaattCACGTTGGTACTACTGGGCCAGTTGTTGCCCAGCTTTTAGATAATACTTTGCCCAAAGGAGGGTCTGAGTCTGTGTTGCAAGATGAGGAGGTTCTGGCATCCATAGAAAGGGCCACGCTGGACTTCAAGCCCCTTCACAAACCCAATGGCTTTATCACTTTACCGCAGTTGGGAAACTGTGAAAAGATGTCCTTGTCTTCCAAAGTGTCCCTGTCCCCTATCACTTCAGTGAGCAGTATCAAATCCTTGTCCTTTCCCAAACTTGACTCCGATGAGAGTGATCAAAAATCATCAAAGCTCACGAGCACTTTCCACAGCACCTCCTGTCTCCGCAATGGCACTTTGCTCAGCTCTTTGCAGACCTGTGCTCAGAGTAAAGCTAGTGAACTGAATGGACACCATATGGTTGGTCTTTCAGCTTTAAATGAGGACAGTGGCATGGAGACATCAACATTATCCTCTTCATCCAGGCTGCCTTCCCTGGCTGTGTCGACAGTTTGTACAGAAGAATCATCATCTCAAAGCACAGCAACTACG GTACACCCAGACTACAAGGAAACAGAAATCCCTGTG GTTTTGGATTACCTGTTTGCACATGGACAGCTTTGTGAGAAGGGCTTTGATCCACTTCTTGTTGAAGCAGCTTTGGAAATGCACCAGTGTTCAGAGGAGAAG ATCACAGAACTTCTCCAACTAATGAGTCAATTTAAAGAAATGGGCTTTGAACTAAAAGACATTAAGGAGGTCTTATTATTACATAACAACGACCAACACAATGCTTTGGAAGATCTAATGGCCCGTGCAGGAGCCAGCTGA